One window from the genome of Acinetobacter sp. LoGeW2-3 encodes:
- the cysW gene encoding sulfate ABC transporter permease subunit CysW, which translates to MSLNTNSNALAEKLQSRDATREPTWVRYTLITIALIFFLSCLILPLVLVFVEAFKQGVGVYAQALVHPDTLSAVKLTLLTAVIAVPLNVVFGVAAAWSVAKFNFPGKSILTTIIDMPFSVSPVIAGLMLVLIFGTQGWMGSWLMDNDIKILYAVPAIVLATVFITVPFVARELIPLMEAQGTEEEEAAIVLGASGWQTFWKVTLPNIKWGLIYGVILCNARAMGEFGAVSVVSGHIRGETNTLPLHVEILYNEYTFSAAFAVSSLLALLAIVTLVLKTWVELRQEKQNKRNDESTVS; encoded by the coding sequence ATGAGTTTAAATACCAACAGCAATGCACTTGCTGAAAAGCTGCAATCCCGTGATGCGACACGTGAACCGACTTGGGTACGTTATACCCTGATTACCATTGCACTGATTTTCTTCTTGAGCTGCCTGATCTTGCCACTGGTATTGGTCTTTGTAGAAGCATTCAAGCAAGGTGTCGGCGTATATGCACAAGCCTTGGTTCATCCAGACACATTATCTGCTGTCAAATTGACATTGCTAACAGCTGTCATTGCAGTACCGCTCAACGTCGTGTTTGGTGTAGCTGCAGCTTGGTCAGTAGCGAAGTTTAACTTCCCAGGTAAATCGATCCTGACCACGATTATTGATATGCCATTCTCGGTTTCGCCGGTAATCGCAGGTCTGATGCTGGTACTGATTTTTGGTACTCAAGGCTGGATGGGCAGCTGGTTGATGGATAATGACATCAAGATCCTGTATGCCGTACCTGCGATTGTATTAGCGACTGTGTTTATTACCGTACCATTCGTAGCACGTGAATTGATTCCTTTAATGGAAGCACAAGGTACCGAAGAAGAAGAAGCTGCGATTGTACTCGGTGCATCAGGCTGGCAAACCTTCTGGAAAGTGACCCTGCCAAATATCAAATGGGGTCTGATCTATGGCGTGATTCTGTGTAATGCACGTGCCATGGGTGAATTCGGTGCAGTATCGGTAGTATCTGGTCATATTCGTGGTGAGACCAACACCCTGCCATTACACGTCGAAATTCTCTATAACGAATATACCTTCAGTGCTGCGTTTGCTGTGTCTTCACTCCTGGCTCTCCTCGCAATTGTGACCTTGGTGCTTAAAACCTGGGTAGAACTGCGCCAGGAAAAACAGAACAAACGTAATGATGAATCAACAGTTTCTTAA
- the cysT gene encoding sulfate ABC transporter permease subunit CysT — protein MSQRSRVLPGFGLSLGFTLAYLSLIVLIPLSAVFIKSLGIGWEGLWEILSSERILKSLQLSFSAAIMAALINVVFGLLLAWCLVRYSFPGKRIVDALVDLPFALPTAVAGIALTSLYAPTGWIGQYLEPLGIQVAYTPLGITLALIFIGIPFVVRTVQPVLSDLETELEEAASALGANRFQIVTKVIFPILLPALITGFALAFARGVGEYGSVIFIAGNQPFKTEIAPLMIISRLEEYDYAGATTIAVVMLLISFVMLFLINLLQAWASRRTGRTAR, from the coding sequence ATGTCGCAGCGATCCCGAGTGCTGCCAGGATTTGGTCTATCTCTAGGCTTTACCCTAGCGTATTTGTCATTAATCGTTCTTATTCCATTGTCTGCCGTCTTCATCAAGTCGCTCGGCATTGGTTGGGAAGGTTTATGGGAAATCTTAAGCTCTGAACGTATTCTCAAATCACTTCAGCTGAGCTTTAGTGCTGCCATTATGGCAGCCCTGATCAATGTGGTGTTTGGTCTGTTACTGGCTTGGTGTCTGGTACGTTATAGCTTCCCAGGCAAACGTATTGTCGATGCTTTGGTCGATTTACCATTTGCATTACCTACTGCCGTTGCTGGTATTGCATTAACTTCACTCTATGCACCAACAGGCTGGATCGGTCAGTATCTGGAACCATTAGGCATTCAAGTGGCTTATACCCCGTTGGGTATTACGCTGGCACTAATCTTTATTGGTATTCCATTTGTAGTCCGTACAGTTCAGCCAGTATTGTCTGATCTGGAAACTGAACTTGAAGAAGCTGCTTCTGCACTCGGGGCAAACCGTTTCCAAATCGTGACCAAAGTCATTTTCCCGATTCTGCTGCCTGCATTAATTACAGGTTTTGCTCTGGCATTTGCACGTGGTGTAGGTGAATACGGTTCAGTAATTTTCATTGCCGGTAACCAGCCGTTTAAAACGGAAATTGCACCACTGATGATTATCTCCCGTCTGGAAGAATATGACTATGCTGGCGCAACTACGATTGCTGTCGTGATGCTTTTGATTTCATTTGTGATGTTATTCCTGATTAACTTATTACAAGCTTGGGCTAGCCGTCGCACAGGGAGAACTGCACGATGA
- a CDS encoding RBBP9/YdeN family alpha/beta hydrolase, with product MIHTLIVPGVGGSEHNHWQSWLQRGLMQCSRVQQQDWNHPVLSTWVAQFVKSVQQIEDDIEIVAHSFGCLTSLAVLDQHPELCRKIKKLVLVAPANPSRFGENGFARDSQVDYSAYFHQIKLQVPTVMLISENDPWLSFEDAHDFAKSWKIKPVNLGAVGHVNVASGFGPFPEIKQYLNSEMSMQHISNTDESKYFFKFAF from the coding sequence ATGATACATACCCTCATTGTTCCAGGTGTTGGTGGCAGTGAACATAATCACTGGCAATCCTGGTTGCAACGTGGCCTGATGCAATGCTCTCGTGTTCAACAGCAGGACTGGAATCATCCGGTACTCAGTACCTGGGTAGCGCAGTTTGTAAAATCTGTACAGCAGATTGAAGATGATATTGAAATCGTGGCACACAGCTTTGGCTGCCTGACCAGTCTTGCAGTACTTGACCAGCATCCAGAATTATGTCGAAAAATTAAAAAGCTGGTTCTGGTGGCTCCGGCCAATCCGTCCCGTTTTGGTGAAAATGGCTTTGCACGTGATAGCCAAGTGGATTACAGCGCGTATTTCCATCAGATCAAGCTTCAGGTTCCAACCGTCATGTTGATCAGTGAAAATGATCCTTGGCTCAGTTTCGAAGATGCACATGATTTTGCCAAATCCTGGAAAATCAAGCCGGTCAATTTGGGGGCAGTCGGTCATGTCAATGTTGCTTCGGGCTTCGGCCCCTTCCCTGAGATTAAACAATATCTAAATTCAGAGATGTCGATGCAACATATCAGTAATACTGATGAAAGCAAGTATTTTTTTAAATTTGCATTTTAG
- a CDS encoding sulfate ABC transporter substrate-binding protein, translating to MSISTKLKIGVLAAIISATSFGAAARDFLNVSYDPTRELYEDVNKEFGKYWKSRTGQTINFKQSHGGSGKQARAVIDGLEADVVTLALAADIDVIAEKAKLLPADWQKKLPQNSTPYTSTIVFLVRKGNPKNIKDWGDLVKPNVAIITPNPKTSGGARWNYLAAWAYAKHLPGGNDAKAQEFVRKIYKQTKVLDSGARGSTTTFAERGIGDVLLAWENEAHLAIREQPGKFEIVTPSLSILAEPPVAIVEKTVAKKGNKYLAQGYLNFLYSPLGQEISARNFYRPRNEKVLAKYSKVFKPLKLVTIDQEFGGWDKVQKAHFENGGVFDQIVKANTAK from the coding sequence ATGAGCATTTCAACAAAATTAAAAATCGGGGTTCTGGCTGCTATTATTTCAGCAACTTCTTTTGGTGCAGCAGCGCGTGACTTTCTGAATGTTTCTTATGATCCGACGCGTGAACTCTATGAAGATGTAAACAAAGAATTTGGTAAATACTGGAAAAGCCGTACAGGTCAAACCATTAACTTTAAACAATCACATGGTGGTTCAGGCAAACAAGCTCGTGCTGTAATCGATGGTCTTGAAGCAGATGTGGTGACTTTAGCACTGGCTGCCGATATCGATGTCATTGCAGAAAAAGCGAAATTACTTCCTGCTGACTGGCAGAAAAAACTACCACAAAACTCGACACCTTATACGTCAACCATCGTATTCCTGGTGCGTAAAGGCAATCCAAAGAATATTAAGGATTGGGGTGATCTGGTTAAACCAAATGTTGCGATTATCACACCAAATCCAAAAACTTCGGGTGGTGCACGCTGGAACTATTTAGCTGCTTGGGCTTATGCAAAACACTTACCAGGTGGTAATGATGCCAAAGCACAAGAATTCGTTCGCAAAATCTATAAACAAACTAAAGTACTCGATTCTGGCGCACGTGGTTCAACCACAACTTTTGCTGAACGCGGTATCGGTGACGTATTACTGGCTTGGGAAAACGAAGCACATTTAGCCATTCGTGAACAACCAGGCAAATTCGAAATCGTAACGCCTTCACTATCTATTCTGGCTGAGCCACCAGTGGCGATTGTAGAAAAAACAGTAGCGAAAAAAGGCAACAAATATCTTGCGCAAGGTTACCTGAACTTCCTGTACTCACCATTGGGTCAAGAAATTTCAGCACGTAACTTCTACCGCCCACGTAATGAAAAAGTACTAGCGAAATACAGCAAAGTATTTAAGCCATTAAAACTTGTGACCATTGATCAGGAATTTGGTGGTTGGGATAAAGTGCAAAAAGCTCACTTTGAAAATGGCGGCGTTTTCGATCAAATCGTAAAAGCGAATACAGCGAAATAA
- a CDS encoding sulfate ABC transporter substrate-binding protein: MNIRKLKIGVLAALISATAFSVSAKDFLNVSYDPTRELYDNFNKEFSAYWKKSTGQDINFKQSHGGSGKQARAVIDGLDADVVTLALAADIDEIAARGLLPKDWQKKFPQNSTPYTSTIVFLVKKGNPKGIKDWGDLVKPGVDIITPNPKTSGGARWNYLAAWAWAKHQPGGNDAKAQDFVRQIYKQTKVLDSGARGATTTFAERGIGDVLLAWENEAHLAIREQPGKFEIITPSLSILAEPPVAIVEKNAKKDGNENLAKAYLNYLYSPAGQTVAAKNFYRPRNATVLKQYSNVFKSLKLVTIDKEFGGWTKVQKQHFDNGGIFDQIVKANSAK; the protein is encoded by the coding sequence ATGAACATCCGTAAATTAAAAATCGGGGTACTCGCAGCACTGATTTCAGCAACTGCATTTAGCGTGTCTGCAAAGGATTTCTTAAACGTATCCTATGACCCAACTCGCGAATTGTACGACAACTTTAACAAAGAATTCAGTGCTTACTGGAAAAAATCTACTGGCCAAGATATTAATTTTAAACAATCACATGGCGGTTCAGGCAAACAAGCTCGCGCAGTCATTGATGGTCTAGATGCAGACGTAGTTACCCTGGCTTTGGCAGCAGATATTGATGAAATTGCTGCACGTGGTCTGTTACCAAAAGACTGGCAGAAGAAATTTCCACAAAACTCGACGCCATATACCTCAACAATTGTCTTCCTCGTTAAAAAAGGCAACCCGAAAGGCATTAAGGACTGGGGCGATCTGGTGAAACCAGGTGTAGACATCATTACACCAAACCCTAAAACCTCTGGTGGCGCGCGCTGGAACTACCTAGCAGCTTGGGCATGGGCAAAACACCAACCAGGTGGTAACGATGCTAAAGCACAAGACTTCGTGCGTCAGATCTATAAACAAACCAAAGTACTGGATTCAGGTGCACGTGGTGCAACGACTACATTCGCTGAGCGTGGTATCGGTGACGTATTGCTTGCTTGGGAAAATGAAGCGCATTTAGCGATTCGCGAACAGCCGGGCAAGTTCGAGATCATCACGCCTTCTCTTTCTATTCTGGCTGAACCACCAGTCGCAATTGTAGAGAAAAATGCCAAGAAAGATGGCAATGAAAATCTGGCTAAAGCTTACTTGAACTACCTGTACTCACCTGCAGGTCAAACAGTTGCAGCGAAGAACTTCTATCGCCCACGTAATGCAACAGTGTTAAAACAATATAGCAATGTATTTAAATCACTGAAACTGGTGACAATCGATAAAGAATTTGGCGGCTGGACCAAAGTTCAGAAACAACACTTTGACAATGGCGGTATCTTTGACCAGATCGTAAAAGCGAATAGTGCAAAATAA